The proteins below come from a single Polynucleobacter necessarius genomic window:
- the dprA gene encoding DNA-processing protein DprA: MIAIVGSRRASIHGLRSAHLFARFLARAGAVVVSGLARGIDGAAYAGALAIGPRTVAVCGTGLDITYLKERLALARAINRNGLLVSEFAPGVGPQAFHFPKRNRIIAALVSGVVVIEAAQKSGSLITARFAADLGREVFALPGPIDEPLHAGCHELIQQGATLVCEPNEMLEDLNFL; the protein is encoded by the coding sequence ATGATTGCTATTGTTGGCTCTCGCAGGGCAAGTATTCATGGACTAAGAAGCGCCCATCTCTTTGCGCGCTTCTTGGCTCGGGCGGGTGCTGTTGTTGTTTCTGGACTAGCAAGAGGTATTGATGGTGCCGCCTATGCGGGAGCGCTGGCTATCGGACCTCGGACTGTAGCAGTTTGTGGGACGGGGCTAGACATTACCTATCTCAAGGAGCGCTTGGCCCTAGCCAGAGCAATCAACAGAAATGGATTGCTAGTTTCAGAGTTTGCCCCAGGAGTTGGCCCGCAAGCCTTTCATTTCCCCAAACGCAACCGCATCATTGCGGCCCTAGTATCAGGGGTTGTTGTGATTGAAGCCGCCCAAAAATCTGGGTCTTTAATCACCGCCAGGTTTGCGGCTGATCTCGGGAGAGAGGTATTTGCGTTGCCGGGGCCCATTGATGAGCCTCTTCATGCTGGTTGCCACGAACTCATTCAGCAGGGGGCCACACTAGTTTGTGAGCCCAACGAAATGCTGGAGGACTTGAATTTTCTGTAA
- the fmt gene encoding methionyl-tRNA formyltransferase, with amino-acid sequence MKIVFAGTPEFAARAMRAIYDAGHEIVLALTQPDRRAGRGMQLQASPVKAFSLEKNIVVLQPETLRRNNVDAQKRQQAEQAYQQLCNLEFDAMVVVAYGLILPQDILGISERPGRHGSFNIHASLLPRWRGAAPIQRAIESGDQKIGVCIMQMDVGLDTGDMIMVEELEIATDETSASLHDRLAQLGSKLIVNVLADLENKNPVARIPQSIIGVTYAEKILKTEAEIDWHLDAQQIDAKIRAFNPFPGAYSLLEGQPIKFWRSAIAIDCTNKALRPGDVFGIGERGVYVQCGLGVVEILEMQKPGGKRLPARTVLQALNVEEKPLRFQIKAK; translated from the coding sequence ATGAAAATTGTTTTTGCTGGCACCCCAGAGTTTGCAGCGCGGGCCATGCGCGCTATCTACGATGCGGGCCATGAAATCGTTTTGGCGCTTACTCAGCCCGATCGGCGTGCGGGTAGGGGAATGCAACTGCAAGCAAGCCCGGTAAAAGCATTTTCTTTGGAAAAAAACATTGTGGTGTTGCAGCCCGAAACATTGCGACGTAACAATGTTGATGCGCAAAAAAGACAACAAGCTGAACAGGCCTATCAACAGCTATGTAATTTAGAATTTGATGCCATGGTCGTTGTGGCATATGGACTGATTCTGCCGCAAGATATTTTGGGCATTAGCGAACGCCCAGGCAGACATGGTAGCTTCAATATTCATGCGTCCCTTTTGCCGCGTTGGCGCGGAGCAGCCCCCATCCAACGGGCTATAGAGAGCGGCGATCAAAAGATCGGCGTTTGCATTATGCAAATGGATGTGGGTCTTGATACTGGCGATATGATCATGGTTGAAGAGTTAGAAATTGCTACGGATGAAACCAGCGCATCCTTGCATGATCGGCTCGCACAACTAGGCTCAAAGTTGATTGTGAATGTGCTGGCAGATTTGGAAAATAAAAATCCAGTAGCCCGAATTCCTCAGTCGATTATTGGCGTCACTTATGCCGAGAAAATATTAAAAACAGAAGCAGAAATCGACTGGCATCTTGATGCGCAGCAAATTGACGCCAAAATTCGGGCATTCAATCCATTTCCGGGCGCCTATTCTCTATTGGAAGGCCAGCCTATAAAGTTTTGGCGGTCTGCTATTGCAATAGATTGCACTAATAAGGCACTTCGACCAGGAGATGTGTTTGGGATTGGTGAGCGCGGAGTCTATGTGCAGTGTGGATTAGGCGTTGTTGAGATTTTGGAGATGCAAAAACCTGGCGGGAAAAGGTTGCCCGCAAGGACGGTTCTTCAAGCGCTGAATGTTGAAGAGAAGCCCCTTCGCTTTCAAATAAAGGCCAAGTAA
- the def gene encoding peptide deformylase has protein sequence MALLTVLCYPDPRLHKVAKPVAQVDDRIKKIVADMAETMYDAPGVGLAATQVDIHERIVVIDVSDDQNELRVFINPVITWASPEKKTWREGCLSVPEFYDEVERPAQIRVRALDLNGKECELEADGLLAVCLQHELDHLQGKVFVEYLSLLKRNRISQKMKKRAKELVGQR, from the coding sequence ATGGCTTTGCTAACCGTACTTTGCTACCCCGATCCGCGCCTTCATAAAGTTGCCAAACCTGTGGCGCAGGTAGACGATCGCATCAAAAAAATTGTCGCCGATATGGCGGAGACGATGTATGACGCTCCCGGTGTTGGATTGGCGGCAACTCAGGTTGATATCCATGAACGCATTGTCGTGATTGATGTATCAGATGATCAGAATGAATTAAGAGTGTTCATCAATCCAGTAATTACTTGGGCCAGCCCGGAGAAAAAAACGTGGCGCGAGGGATGCCTATCCGTACCAGAGTTTTATGACGAAGTTGAGCGACCGGCCCAAATTCGCGTAAGGGCCTTAGACCTGAATGGCAAAGAATGTGAACTTGAGGCCGATGGATTGTTGGCCGTGTGTTTGCAGCATGAGCTAGATCACTTACAGGGCAAAGTGTTTGTTGAATACCTCTCATTACTAAAACGAAATCGTATTTCGCAAAAAATGAAGAAGCGTGCAAAAGAGCTTGTTGGTCAGCGCTAA
- a CDS encoding NAD-dependent epimerase/dehydratase family protein: MKIFLTGATGFAGNHFLKRLLSDGHEVVCRIRSDSGIKTIEALGSSYWLGSLDDDVALQVLLSNCDAVIHCAAYLKFWGPEKEFEDASIGITKSLLEDAKIAQVKRFIFISAASVAMNERKALIDIDESQPYCSSTELPYSRTKAIAEQLVLSAHGAHFKTIALCPPFIWGNGDAVDKQIGKASDQGQFAWFDRGQYPYATCHVDNLSHAVSLALRAELDGSACFIADKSLLPFKEFMTQRLRAGGYKAPKLSLPTSVAYKIAGLIEGIWKVLNLKSDPPLVREMVRLMGYPFSLATTRAKKTLGYLPMITVQQGMKNCRERI; the protein is encoded by the coding sequence ATGAAAATTTTCCTAACCGGTGCCACAGGTTTTGCTGGTAATCACTTTTTAAAAAGGTTGCTATCAGATGGTCACGAGGTCGTCTGTCGTATTCGCTCGGATAGTGGTATTAAAACTATTGAAGCGCTAGGCAGCAGTTATTGGTTGGGCAGCTTGGATGATGATGTGGCGCTTCAGGTCCTGCTTAGCAACTGCGATGCGGTTATTCACTGTGCCGCCTATCTCAAGTTTTGGGGTCCTGAGAAAGAATTTGAAGATGCCAGTATTGGTATTACAAAGAGTCTTCTTGAAGATGCCAAAATTGCTCAGGTTAAGCGCTTTATTTTTATCAGCGCCGCTTCTGTGGCAATGAATGAGAGAAAAGCACTAATTGATATCGATGAGAGTCAGCCTTACTGTAGCTCTACAGAGTTGCCCTACTCAAGAACCAAAGCAATCGCAGAACAACTGGTTTTATCAGCCCATGGTGCGCACTTCAAAACCATTGCTCTTTGTCCTCCATTTATTTGGGGCAATGGTGATGCCGTAGATAAACAAATTGGTAAAGCATCTGATCAGGGGCAGTTCGCTTGGTTTGATCGTGGCCAGTATCCGTACGCAACTTGTCACGTCGACAACCTAAGTCACGCCGTATCACTTGCCTTGAGGGCTGAATTAGACGGCTCAGCGTGTTTTATCGCTGACAAAAGCCTTTTGCCTTTTAAAGAATTTATGACCCAACGCTTGAGAGCTGGTGGCTACAAAGCCCCCAAACTATCTTTACCAACATCGGTTGCCTATAAGATTGCTGGCCTGATAGAGGGGATCTGGAAGGTATTAAATTTAAAGTCTGACCCACCGTTAGTTAGAGAAATGGTGCGCTTGATGGGCTATCCATTCTCATTAGCTACCACTCGTGCGAAAAAGACTTTAGGCTACTTGCCCATGATTACAGTTCAACAAGGAATGAAAAATTGTCGCGAACGAATCTAA
- a CDS encoding sensor histidine kinase encodes MLPTFVGVIGAFALLLLALLSIASSNTEFFDRYFIWLYAANVIIGTCLTLVILTLVVVIAIRWHRGHFGTRLIAKLAMIFALVGVVPGLILYGVSLQFVSRSIETWFDVQVESALNSGLELGRVTLRVAQEEILAEGNYIAEQIVLAPSGSTAEQVASAVMKIRSQFGIQELSLFSIRRNMIFTSEAKPKKYLPPPSADVITEAFKKKGTTFIDQVDVDGGQKTYRVRAIVPVIRKKTIQSKHDSSKDLDDRYFLQLVRYIPIPLAKNINAVETAYSDYQEKSLGRSGLRKMFVGTLTLTLFFALFVAVILALMLGRQLAKPLLMLLKGTQAVAQGDLSPKPELDTGDELGMLTRQFNVMTKQLADTRNSLQESKAFLEKVLGSLTAGVCIFDKHYNVVSSNAGADRIFAQDLTLLDGKPLSSNPALIGFEEAIKEGFATMKLSLAEEKPDIAATQKSSPIWQKQIQLHANAEYENDLGITLFVRGTKLTDELRMVVFDDITDVVSAQRSIAWSEVARRLAHEIKNPLTPIQLSAERLQHKLAGKLSPEQEEMINRSTETIIGQVQAMKEMANDFRDFAKTPTPQLKPVSINTLATEILGLYEGSPLKTSLDPNCPDIMGDSTQLRQVIHNLLQNAQDATLEGGHQVEPVEVKTELVSYGEQGGVMQNAVRLTISDRGVGFPAKILARAFEPYVTTKSKGTGLGLAVVKKIIDDHGAKIEIRNRMQGDEVIGAQASILFMSLAKEVA; translated from the coding sequence GTGTTGCCGACTTTTGTTGGGGTAATAGGCGCTTTTGCCCTCTTGCTATTGGCCTTATTATCGATTGCGTCTTCTAATACCGAGTTTTTTGATCGCTACTTTATTTGGTTATATGCCGCGAATGTCATCATTGGCACGTGCCTGACATTGGTGATTTTGACTTTAGTGGTGGTTATTGCTATTCGTTGGCATCGCGGACACTTTGGCACGCGCCTCATCGCAAAGCTGGCAATGATTTTTGCCCTGGTTGGTGTTGTCCCTGGATTAATTTTGTACGGAGTCTCCCTGCAATTCGTATCAAGAAGTATTGAAACTTGGTTTGATGTGCAAGTAGAGTCGGCCCTTAACTCCGGCCTCGAATTGGGACGCGTAACCTTGCGGGTGGCCCAAGAGGAAATCTTGGCAGAAGGAAATTACATTGCTGAACAGATCGTTTTGGCGCCATCGGGATCGACTGCGGAGCAAGTTGCTTCGGCGGTCATGAAGATTCGTAGCCAATTTGGCATCCAAGAGCTGAGCCTCTTTAGTATTCGGCGCAACATGATTTTTACAAGCGAGGCAAAACCCAAGAAATACTTGCCCCCCCCAAGCGCTGACGTCATAACTGAAGCATTTAAAAAGAAGGGCACCACCTTTATTGATCAAGTTGACGTTGATGGTGGTCAAAAGACCTATCGTGTGCGCGCAATCGTGCCGGTGATACGCAAAAAAACTATTCAGAGTAAGCATGATTCCAGCAAAGACTTAGATGATCGCTATTTTCTGCAGTTGGTTCGTTACATTCCGATTCCGTTAGCGAAAAACATTAATGCTGTAGAGACGGCATATAGCGATTATCAAGAAAAATCGCTTGGTCGAAGCGGCCTGCGCAAAATGTTTGTTGGAACCCTAACGCTCACCCTCTTTTTTGCGTTGTTTGTCGCAGTGATACTAGCGTTGATGCTTGGTCGTCAGTTAGCCAAGCCATTGCTGATGCTTCTAAAAGGAACCCAAGCAGTCGCCCAAGGAGATTTATCGCCAAAGCCAGAACTTGATACTGGCGACGAGTTAGGCATGCTTACTCGTCAATTTAATGTCATGACAAAACAGCTCGCCGATACTCGCAACTCATTACAAGAGTCGAAAGCTTTTTTAGAAAAAGTCTTGGGCAGCCTGACTGCCGGAGTGTGTATTTTTGATAAACACTATAACGTTGTGTCTAGCAATGCGGGTGCAGACCGTATTTTTGCGCAAGACTTAACCCTGCTAGATGGTAAACCACTAAGTAGCAACCCCGCCCTCATTGGGTTTGAGGAGGCCATCAAAGAAGGCTTCGCTACGATGAAGCTGTCTCTGGCAGAAGAAAAGCCGGACATAGCGGCAACTCAAAAATCTTCCCCAATTTGGCAAAAACAAATTCAATTACATGCCAATGCCGAATATGAAAATGATCTTGGTATTACTCTATTTGTGCGGGGCACTAAATTAACAGATGAGCTGCGCATGGTGGTATTCGATGACATTACTGATGTAGTTAGTGCGCAAAGATCGATCGCATGGAGTGAAGTGGCTAGAAGACTTGCGCATGAAATTAAAAATCCACTAACCCCAATTCAGCTCTCTGCTGAACGCCTGCAACATAAACTTGCTGGTAAGTTGAGTCCCGAGCAAGAGGAGATGATTAATCGCAGCACGGAAACCATTATTGGCCAAGTTCAGGCAATGAAGGAAATGGCGAATGACTTCCGGGATTTTGCGAAGACGCCAACCCCGCAATTAAAACCCGTTTCAATTAATACGCTGGCAACAGAAATATTGGGGCTGTATGAAGGCAGTCCTTTAAAAACTAGCTTAGATCCAAATTGCCCGGATATCATGGGCGACTCAACCCAATTAAGACAAGTGATTCATAACTTATTGCAAAACGCCCAAGATGCAACGTTGGAAGGCGGTCATCAGGTAGAACCCGTTGAGGTAAAAACAGAATTAGTATCTTATGGCGAGCAAGGTGGGGTTATGCAAAATGCGGTTCGCTTAACAATAAGTGATCGCGGCGTTGGATTTCCAGCTAAGATATTGGCAAGAGCATTTGAGCCTTACGTAACGACAAAGAGTAAAGGGACGGGATTGGGTTTGGCGGTTGTGAAAAAAATTATTGATGACCATGGTGCCAAAATTGAAATCCGAAACCGCATGCAGGGAGATGAAGTGATTGGCGCACAAGCATCCATTTTGTTTATGAGCTTAGCAAAAGAGGTGGCCTAA
- a CDS encoding patatin-like phospholipase family protein, translating into MNSFAKGKERGLALGGGGTPLIAWYAGYAVALKRNGVALSKANVVVGTSAGSIFGAMLMAGHLWRLADEIDLFSDFPKLLSEMMPAVQFNPSQIRAQRAELSVRDGSYASIQKIGKAAMASSNPDGTSKHYKTMKNC; encoded by the coding sequence ATGAATTCTTTTGCCAAAGGAAAAGAGCGTGGGCTAGCATTGGGTGGAGGGGGCACTCCTCTGATTGCTTGGTATGCAGGATATGCCGTTGCTCTAAAAAGAAATGGGGTAGCTTTAAGCAAAGCAAATGTGGTGGTTGGAACCTCTGCTGGTTCAATTTTTGGCGCCATGCTCATGGCCGGCCATCTGTGGCGTTTGGCCGATGAAATCGACTTATTTTCAGACTTTCCAAAATTGCTTTCCGAGATGATGCCGGCAGTACAGTTCAATCCTTCGCAGATTAGAGCTCAACGGGCAGAACTTTCGGTGCGTGATGGATCTTATGCGTCCATCCAAAAAATTGGTAAGGCGGCAATGGCATCATCAAATCCTGATGGCACATCAAAGCATTACAAAACTATGAAAAATTGCTGA
- a CDS encoding response regulator: MASILVVDDEMGIRELLNESLTDEGHTVYAAESAAQARTIREQMRPDLVLLDIWMPETDGITLLKEWSKTGQLTMPVVMMSGHATIDTAVEATRIGALNFLEKPIALQKLLKTVSKALESSPKYVEPVEEKIISSGVPAAVTKPLNSEPVATVTEGEFISGIAKTYFDLPLREARDLFEKAYFEHQMQIMGGSMTKISEYTGLERTHLYRKLKALGIDTSRNKGEQ; the protein is encoded by the coding sequence ATGGCGAGTATTTTGGTCGTTGATGATGAAATGGGAATTCGTGAGCTTCTCAACGAGAGTCTTACGGATGAGGGTCACACCGTATATGCGGCTGAGAGTGCTGCACAGGCCCGTACCATTCGCGAACAAATGCGCCCAGACTTGGTGTTGCTTGATATTTGGATGCCAGAAACAGACGGCATTACGCTCTTAAAGGAGTGGTCAAAAACCGGGCAACTCACAATGCCTGTGGTGATGATGTCTGGTCATGCGACGATTGACACTGCTGTAGAGGCTACCCGCATAGGTGCTTTGAATTTTCTAGAGAAGCCAATTGCATTACAAAAATTACTGAAGACGGTTAGCAAGGCGCTTGAGAGTTCACCAAAATATGTTGAGCCTGTCGAAGAAAAGATAATTTCATCAGGAGTTCCCGCTGCTGTCACAAAGCCATTAAATTCGGAGCCCGTTGCTACAGTTACCGAGGGCGAATTTATCAGTGGCATTGCAAAAACCTATTTTGATTTGCCACTAAGAGAAGCAAGAGATCTCTTTGAGAAAGCCTATTTTGAGCATCAAATGCAAATCATGGGCGGTAGCATGACTAAAATCTCGGAGTACACAGGGCTTGAGAGAACACACTTGTATCGCAAACTAAAAGCCTTAGGAATAGACACCTCGCGCAATAAAGGCGAGCAATAA
- a CDS encoding DMT family protein yields the protein MPNLTNFLGQFSFLGLLVLSNVFMTFAWYAHLKNLSSKPWWIAVFASWAISLLKYIFQVPANRIGFQYLSSGQLKIVQEVITLSVFVPFAIFYMGEPFKVDYIWAGLCLLGAVYFMFRG from the coding sequence ATGCCTAATCTAACCAATTTCCTCGGCCAGTTTTCATTTCTTGGCCTTTTGGTGCTTTCCAATGTTTTTATGACATTTGCATGGTATGCCCATTTAAAGAATCTATCCTCCAAACCTTGGTGGATTGCTGTATTTGCTAGCTGGGCGATATCATTGCTTAAATACATTTTTCAAGTCCCAGCCAATCGAATTGGCTTTCAGTATCTTTCATCAGGCCAACTCAAGATTGTGCAAGAGGTTATTACCCTCAGTGTGTTTGTCCCATTTGCTATTTTCTATATGGGGGAGCCATTCAAGGTGGATTACATTTGGGCCGGCCTCTGCCTTTTGGGCGCCGTCTACTTTATGTTTAGAGGGTAA
- a CDS encoding ArsR/SmtB family transcription factor, whose protein sequence is MKNADAISAFLALGQETRLNIFRLIVQRGDIGLTPSQIIEKLGIPNATLSFHLKELVGADLLLVERQSRNLIYRPNAKLVQDLSGFLMENCCGGKSCVSVSLVKKAK, encoded by the coding sequence ATGAAAAACGCAGATGCTATTAGCGCCTTCCTTGCTTTGGGACAAGAAACTCGCCTCAATATCTTTCGCCTGATTGTTCAGCGTGGGGATATTGGTCTAACGCCTAGTCAGATTATTGAAAAACTCGGCATCCCCAATGCCACATTGAGTTTTCACCTAAAAGAATTAGTTGGTGCCGACTTGTTGTTAGTTGAGCGTCAAAGTCGCAATCTCATCTATCGCCCGAATGCTAAGTTAGTTCAAGATTTAAGCGGATTCTTAATGGAGAACTGTTGTGGTGGCAAATCGTGTGTTTCAGTTTCTTTGGTTAAAAAAGCCAAATGA
- a CDS encoding peptide chain release factor 3 encodes MDTPSPNTPAAEVLRRRSFAIISHPDAGKTTLTEKLLLYAGAIQIAGSVKARKASRHATSDWMEIEKQRGISVASSVMQMEYRDCIINLLDTPGHQDFSEDTYRVLTAVDSALMVIDAANGVESQTLRLLEVCRARNTPIVTFINKLDREVKPPMELMDEIESALGIEVVPFTWPVGMGKSFAGVIDIANMQMRMFKAGEDRVTEDSHAVVDVYDPDLKARLGTDLENALAEVELIKEAMPAFDRDAFLAGRQSPVFFGSAINNFGVREILNTLAELAPSPGSRKALQREVNPGENKFSAMVFKIQANMDPAHRDRVAFLRICSGHFARGMKLKICRNGKEVRTNNALSFLSQRRDILDEAFPGDIIGLPNHGLLRLGDTLTEGEQLQFTGLPFFAPEIFRMVESADPLRSMQLRTGLMQLGEEGVIQVFRPMAGGTMLLGAFGQLQFGVMSHRLQTEYGAEVRLLPARYSLARWISSEDAVALKKFTQENIHRMAEDVVGAPVFLASHKSELDVAQQRWESIQFHALREHAGLIYQSDLAG; translated from the coding sequence ATCGATACCCCCAGCCCAAACACCCCAGCAGCAGAAGTACTTAGACGCCGCAGTTTTGCCATCATCTCTCACCCAGACGCAGGGAAAACTACGCTCACAGAGAAACTATTGCTGTATGCAGGCGCCATTCAAATTGCAGGAAGCGTTAAAGCGCGTAAGGCCAGCAGGCATGCAACATCTGACTGGATGGAAATCGAAAAACAACGCGGCATCTCTGTAGCCAGTTCCGTGATGCAAATGGAATATCGAGATTGCATCATTAATCTACTGGATACGCCAGGGCATCAGGACTTTTCTGAAGATACTTATCGGGTATTAACTGCCGTTGACTCAGCACTCATGGTGATTGATGCCGCAAACGGTGTCGAATCTCAAACGCTCCGCCTCTTAGAGGTTTGCCGGGCACGCAATACGCCTATTGTTACGTTCATTAACAAACTGGATCGCGAAGTAAAACCGCCAATGGAGCTCATGGATGAAATTGAATCCGCTCTTGGTATTGAAGTCGTTCCCTTTACCTGGCCAGTGGGCATGGGCAAATCGTTTGCGGGCGTTATTGATATTGCCAACATGCAAATGCGCATGTTTAAAGCAGGCGAAGATCGTGTCACCGAAGACTCGCATGCGGTTGTGGATGTGTATGACCCTGATTTAAAAGCACGTCTTGGCACCGATCTTGAAAATGCTTTAGCTGAAGTTGAATTAATTAAAGAAGCCATGCCGGCTTTTGATCGGGACGCCTTTTTGGCAGGTCGCCAATCCCCCGTATTTTTTGGTTCTGCTATCAACAACTTTGGTGTTCGGGAAATTCTGAATACCTTGGCGGAATTAGCACCCTCTCCGGGTTCGCGTAAAGCTCTTCAGCGCGAAGTCAATCCTGGTGAAAATAAATTCTCGGCCATGGTCTTCAAAATTCAAGCCAACATGGATCCGGCACATCGTGATCGCGTAGCGTTTCTACGCATCTGCTCTGGGCACTTTGCACGCGGCATGAAACTGAAGATCTGCCGCAATGGCAAAGAAGTGCGCACAAATAATGCGCTCTCTTTTTTGTCACAGCGACGTGATATTTTGGATGAAGCGTTTCCGGGCGACATTATTGGTCTTCCCAATCATGGCCTATTGCGCCTTGGTGACACCCTTACTGAAGGAGAGCAGTTGCAATTTACGGGGCTTCCTTTTTTCGCCCCAGAAATATTTCGCATGGTCGAATCTGCAGATCCCTTACGCTCGATGCAATTGCGGACGGGATTAATGCAACTGGGTGAAGAGGGGGTCATTCAGGTATTTAGGCCAATGGCTGGCGGCACGATGTTATTAGGCGCCTTTGGTCAATTGCAATTTGGAGTGATGAGTCATCGCTTGCAAACCGAATATGGCGCTGAAGTGCGACTATTGCCAGCTCGCTATAGCCTAGCCCGCTGGATAAGCTCTGAAGATGCCGTAGCCCTGAAAAAATTTACACAAGAAAATATTCATCGTATGGCGGAGGACGTTGTTGGGGCGCCAGTGTTTTTAGCCTCACATAAATCCGAACTAGACGTTGCTCAGCAACGTTGGGAATCTATTCAATTCCACGCCCTCAGAGAACATGCGGGCTTAATTTACCAATCGGACTTAGCCGGATAA
- a CDS encoding aquaporin: MKSYFSEFVGTALLLAIVVGSGMLGESLSAGNAAVALLGNSIATGAGLYVLITLLGPISGAHFNPVVSLMFWKLGHLDAKKMIIYWACQFIGAIAGIWLTHLMFSLPILQESTKVRTGSGIWVSEFISALVLLSVIRIGDQVAKDRVPMLVALTVTAGHWFTSSTFFANPAVTLARSLTNTFVGIAPNDVLGFVVAETLAAALVMVVLFCRFKRQS; the protein is encoded by the coding sequence ATGAAGAGCTACTTCAGTGAATTTGTTGGCACAGCACTTCTATTAGCAATTGTTGTTGGCTCAGGAATGCTGGGTGAGTCGTTAAGTGCTGGTAATGCCGCCGTTGCTTTATTGGGAAATAGTATTGCTACTGGCGCTGGTCTCTATGTACTCATCACCTTGCTTGGCCCTATTTCTGGGGCACACTTTAATCCAGTAGTGAGCCTGATGTTTTGGAAATTAGGACATTTAGATGCTAAGAAAATGATCATCTATTGGGCTTGTCAGTTCATAGGTGCAATTGCTGGAATATGGCTTACCCATTTAATGTTTAGTTTGCCCATTCTGCAAGAGTCAACCAAAGTAAGAACAGGCTCAGGTATTTGGGTCAGTGAATTTATATCAGCCCTGGTGCTGCTCTCAGTCATTCGCATCGGTGATCAAGTGGCAAAAGATCGAGTTCCAATGTTAGTCGCACTGACAGTCACAGCAGGACATTGGTTTACTTCCTCAACCTTCTTTGCTAATCCTGCTGTCACTCTAGCAAGAAGCCTTACCAATACCTTTGTTGGAATAGCTCCTAATGATGTTTTAGGCTTTGTAGTGGCTGAGACGTTGGCCGCCGCATTGGTGATGGTTGTCTTATTTTGTCGTTTTAAACGACAGTCCTGA
- a CDS encoding DUF4390 domain-containing protein, giving the protein MSVISTAINAEGIKIKSFELEKVGGDWLLNAGFQIELSPGLEDAVQKGVVLYFQTDFELTRSRWYWFDEKAIIAQRQSRLSYQPLTQQYRIASDGFTFSAKTISEALQAVGTIGGWRVVDGSRLDARKTYTASLRMALDLGKLPKPFQVNALNNREWSVSSEWVRMSFTTTGPSLVKR; this is encoded by the coding sequence TTGAGTGTTATATCAACAGCCATTAATGCTGAAGGCATCAAAATCAAATCGTTTGAGCTAGAAAAGGTTGGTGGTGACTGGCTATTGAATGCGGGTTTTCAAATTGAACTGTCGCCTGGTTTGGAAGATGCCGTTCAAAAAGGGGTCGTCTTATATTTCCAGACCGATTTTGAGTTAACTCGCTCACGGTGGTATTGGTTTGATGAGAAAGCGATAATTGCACAACGACAATCCCGTTTGTCGTATCAACCATTAACACAGCAATATCGTATTGCATCAGATGGCTTCACCTTTTCGGCAAAAACGATTTCAGAGGCCTTACAAGCGGTGGGAACAATTGGCGGCTGGCGGGTGGTTGATGGCAGTCGGCTTGATGCTAGAAAAACTTACACAGCGAGTCTTCGAATGGCATTAGATTTGGGCAAGCTACCAAAACCATTTCAAGTAAATGCTCTCAATAATCGAGAATGGAGCGTCTCGAGTGAGTGGGTGCGCATGTCCTTTACTACAACCGGACCCAGCCTAGTTAAGCGATGA